GAGCCAGCACGATGTCGCGGTCGATCCCGTTTTCGTGGATGGGGAGTTCTTCGTGGGGTTTTGGGGGGATTGGCCTGAATTCCAGGAAGGCTGGTACTGCGCCGCGGACCTGAACGGACCGGGCGGAAAACCGCGAACGAAAATCGCACCCGGATTCCCACCGGCAGACGGCTGGCAAGATCCGAGCCTTTTCTTCGAGCCGACCCAATCGATGGGCATTGGGGCGTACGTCATCGAAATGGCGACGCCGGTCGCGAAAACGACCTGGGGGCGGATCAAGAGCCTCTACTAGCCATAGTTGAGCGCCGGAACCGAGGTGCACAGGGGGAGAAACAGATCCAAGCTAGTTTCAATCTAGTGAGGTGATAGATCGATCCCGTCGCCAAGCCCTTCTCCTTCGCGCCCCATAGTCTCCTTGAGGTCGTCCCACCTCCTGCAAGAATAACCCTGGCCTTAAAGACAAACACTGCCATGGAAAGGAGATCGGGCGATGAGGAGACGAACGATAGTCATAGGGTTGATTCCTTTGATCGCGATCATGATCCTCGCGGGCTGCGGCAAGAAAACTACCGGAATAGGAGGGGCGTCGGCGGCCGCCGAACTCATCCCGGCCGACGCCGCCATGGTCTTTTCCATCGAGCATCCTGAATCGCTTTACCAGCGCCTTCATCTCGGCGAACTGTTGCCCCTGATGAGCGGCGGGGACAGCAAATGGAACGCCTTCATGGATCTCGACAGCCTGCGCACCATGGGGCTCGATCCGCTGCTGCCGGTGACCATCGCCGTCTTCGGAGAAGATCCTGCCACCTTCGCGGTGTTTCTGGAGGGCGACGGCCGGGACCTCGGAAAGAACCTGCGGGATGTGCTGGAGAGAGAATCTCAAACCGTCAAGTCGCTGGCGACTCAAGAGAACACAGAGATCCTCGGCGACGAGGAGGGCAAGTATTCCTACTTCACTTCGGAGAGGTTTCTGGTCGTCAGCGGCAGCAGTGACCCCGACACTGTTCGCGCTTTAACAGTGGCTCAGAAGATCCTCAATGTAAGCCCCGACCAGTCCTTGGGTCGCTCAGCGGATTATAGAGACGCCATCGCCAAGCTGTCGGCGGGGCGGGACCTTTCGTTCTATGGTCGTATCGACATGGAGTCGCAAATCGTCAGGGCCAAGAAGGAGCTCGCATCCCAAGAGGATGTCGATCCCGGCCTCGCAGCGCTCGTAGAAAAGGTCGTCCGCATGGCTGAGGATGTGAGGGGCTCCGCCGGCGCGGTCAGCTTCATTCCCAATGGACTGACCGCGGAGGGTTACGCCGGGATCAAGAGCGGCTCGGAGTTGCTCTCCTTCCTCGAGCCCGCCAGCGGTTCGGGATCCTTCCATCGCCGGATCCCCGGCA
The nucleotide sequence above comes from Candidatus Eisenbacteria bacterium. Encoded proteins:
- a CDS encoding DUF3352 domain-containing protein, translated to MIAIMILAGCGKKTTGIGGASAAAELIPADAAMVFSIEHPESLYQRLHLGELLPLMSGGDSKWNAFMDLDSLRTMGLDPLLPVTIAVFGEDPATFAVFLEGDGRDLGKNLRDVLERESQTVKSLATQENTEILGDEEGKYSYFTSERFLVVSGSSDPDTVRALTVAQKILNVSPDQSLGRSADYRDAIAKLSAGRDLSFYGRIDMESQIVRAKKELASQEDVDPGLAALVEKVVRMAEDVRGSAGAVSFIPNGLTAEGYAGIKSGSELLSFLEPASGSGSFHRRIPGKPRFLYDFNFNAQALWTWVRANVIDEIEDISEGFDKAEKELRQELGIELEQDLIRQIKGDMMLLIDQVAFIGSDAVLYFQIDRPDVFQQTLDKVVEYAKTRTGGQQPTFEKDEVGGVSFYIIAMPPFAEVCCGIVENYLVISSTRARFGQIVDGDSGFADALEYQALTDAMGHNPTSLFYLDLELISQVLNAFGGFIQQDQAGVPQMAESVLQELKLKHFLATGFAEDDGIRTTIRIESDRSDFWAGLADLTKKFAQ